One genomic window of Leptospira paudalimensis includes the following:
- the pth gene encoding aminoacyl-tRNA hydrolase: MKLIVGLGNPGDKYNNNRSNIGFKILDVIANNIGIEIKTKKKKSLIGRGDFEGDEVVLLKPQTFSELSGESVLYIASFLKIQVKDIVVIHEDVGLELGQIVVTKGGENDTNPGVNSISVSLRSPNFIRIRIGVLNSSYNPKKREDFLREDFEPLENLSLIQIINDAEAAIRSISMGDIDEVIQKYHL, encoded by the coding sequence ATGAAGTTAATTGTAGGGCTGGGAAATCCTGGCGATAAGTATAACAACAATCGATCTAACATTGGTTTTAAGATTCTCGATGTCATTGCGAACAACATTGGCATCGAAATCAAAACTAAAAAGAAAAAATCACTCATTGGACGAGGCGACTTTGAAGGGGATGAAGTGGTTTTACTCAAACCACAAACCTTCAGCGAACTCTCTGGTGAGTCTGTCCTCTACATTGCCTCCTTTCTCAAAATCCAAGTCAAAGACATCGTTGTGATCCACGAAGATGTGGGACTGGAACTAGGCCAAATCGTAGTCACAAAAGGGGGCGAAAATGACACAAATCCTGGGGTAAACTCGATTTCTGTCTCATTACGTTCTCCTAACTTCATTCGCATTCGGATCGGCGTTCTTAATTCTAGCTACAATCCGAAAAAAAGAGAAGATTTTTTACGTGAAGATTTTGAGCCTTTAGAGAACCTGAGTTTGATACAGATCATCAATGACGCCGAAGCGGCGATTCGTTCGATTTCCATGGGGGATATCGACGAAGTGATTCAGAAATATCACCTTTGA
- the ftsH gene encoding ATP-dependent zinc metalloprotease FtsH: protein MNKNIKTVFLFLLVFLVILATVYKGQDFAGKPDEISYSDFLNMVEPIEGKKPIGKITSKDGKDISSKQQIIIDKELIEGWYIPENSKDNKPKPFKTNVAQVNDDLVTKLRKSRLSFTAKSTEENKFWSVVSGIIPWLFALGIIWFIMMRQLQASGNKAFTFGKSRAKMNVDPKVKVTFNDVAGCEEAKVELLEIIEFLKDPKKFQAIGARIPKGVLLVGPPGTGKTLLAKAVAGEAGVPFFSISGSDFVEMFVGVGASRVRDLFDQGKKNAPCIIFIDEIDAVGRLRGAGLGGGHDEREQTLNQMLVEMDGFEMNEGVIVMAATNRADVLDPALLRPGRFDRQVIVDLPDLKGREEILAVHAKKVPLVSDISLNSIARGTPGFTGADLANLINEAALLAARRNKKRVTQEELEEARDKVMMGPERKSMFISDKEKEMTAYHEAGHALLGTLLPYTEPVHKVTIIPRGRALGLTQSLPVEDRHSYRKNYCLDRIVMSMGGYIAEELIFGDPSNGSSNDIQQATNIARRMVCEWGMSEKLGTIHYGSGESSPFMGRDYGHTSKPYSEEFAAMIDQEVKRIIQTCLDKGRDLVKKNQKKLDAIAKALLAKETIDAQELTDIVQPSFDKFSDSKPGVGSKKGKGSSATKPAYSA, encoded by the coding sequence ATGAATAAAAACATCAAAACCGTATTCCTATTTTTACTCGTATTCCTTGTCATTTTGGCAACGGTTTACAAAGGCCAAGACTTTGCCGGTAAACCCGACGAAATCAGTTATTCCGATTTTTTGAATATGGTAGAACCCATTGAAGGAAAAAAACCCATTGGGAAAATCACTTCTAAAGATGGGAAAGACATTTCATCCAAACAACAAATCATCATTGATAAAGAACTCATTGAAGGTTGGTACATTCCTGAAAACAGTAAGGACAACAAACCAAAACCTTTCAAAACCAATGTAGCACAAGTGAACGATGATTTGGTGACAAAACTTCGTAAGTCACGCCTTAGTTTTACTGCAAAGTCCACTGAAGAAAATAAATTTTGGAGTGTTGTATCAGGTATCATTCCTTGGTTATTCGCTCTTGGGATCATTTGGTTTATCATGATGCGCCAACTCCAAGCATCTGGTAACAAAGCATTTACTTTTGGTAAATCTCGTGCCAAAATGAATGTGGATCCAAAAGTAAAAGTAACCTTTAATGATGTTGCTGGTTGTGAAGAAGCAAAAGTTGAACTTCTCGAAATCATTGAATTTTTAAAAGATCCAAAAAAATTCCAAGCCATTGGTGCAAGGATTCCTAAAGGAGTTCTCCTCGTTGGTCCTCCAGGTACTGGTAAAACCTTACTTGCAAAAGCTGTTGCTGGTGAAGCTGGTGTTCCTTTTTTCTCCATCTCTGGTTCTGACTTTGTGGAAATGTTTGTGGGTGTCGGTGCATCACGTGTGCGAGATCTTTTTGACCAAGGAAAGAAAAATGCACCTTGTATCATCTTCATTGATGAGATTGATGCAGTTGGTCGCCTTCGTGGTGCAGGACTCGGTGGTGGACACGACGAAAGAGAACAGACCCTCAATCAGATGTTAGTTGAGATGGATGGATTCGAAATGAATGAAGGTGTCATCGTGATGGCGGCCACAAACCGTGCTGATGTCCTTGACCCAGCCCTCCTTCGTCCAGGTCGTTTCGACAGACAAGTGATTGTAGACCTCCCAGACCTAAAAGGCCGTGAAGAGATCTTAGCCGTTCATGCAAAAAAAGTGCCTCTTGTTTCTGATATTTCTTTAAACTCCATTGCTCGCGGAACTCCTGGATTTACAGGGGCAGATCTTGCGAACCTCATCAACGAAGCAGCACTTCTTGCTGCACGTCGTAACAAAAAACGTGTGACCCAAGAAGAACTGGAAGAAGCTCGTGATAAGGTGATGATGGGACCGGAACGTAAGTCGATGTTCATCTCGGACAAAGAGAAAGAAATGACAGCTTACCATGAAGCGGGTCACGCTCTTCTTGGCACCTTACTGCCGTATACCGAACCAGTTCATAAAGTCACCATCATCCCACGCGGAAGAGCACTTGGACTCACTCAATCCCTTCCAGTGGAAGACAGACATTCCTATCGTAAAAACTATTGTTTGGATCGAATTGTGATGTCAATGGGTGGATACATCGCAGAAGAACTCATCTTTGGTGATCCTTCCAATGGATCTTCCAATGACATCCAACAAGCAACCAACATTGCACGACGTATGGTGTGTGAATGGGGTATGTCTGAAAAACTCGGAACCATCCACTATGGATCGGGTGAGTCTTCACCGTTTATGGGAAGGGACTATGGGCATACAAGCAAACCTTACTCAGAAGAATTTGCTGCCATGATTGACCAAGAAGTAAAACGTATCATCCAAACTTGTCTCGACAAAGGACGTGATTTGGTGAAAAAGAACCAAAAGAAATTGGATGCGATTGCAAAGGCACTTCTTGCAAAAGAAACCATTGATGCACAGGAATTAACAGATATCGTACAACCTTCTTTTGATAAATTTTCTGATTCAAAACCAGGTGTTGGATCCAAAAAAGGAAAAGGATCTTCTGCTACAAAACCAGCTTATTCGGCTTAA
- a CDS encoding EVE domain-containing protein has product MKYWLFKTEPDVFSIDDLIREKLSYWEGVRNYQARNYLRDEVKLGDLVLFYHSRLEPPGVVGIAEVAKEASPDPYQFDPNHKYFDPKLKGKEPRWFGVHLKPHTKFKEMISLDLLKKTKGLESMVVTQKGSRLSIQPVTKKEFEIVTKLAGVTVK; this is encoded by the coding sequence ATGAAGTATTGGCTCTTTAAAACAGAACCAGATGTTTTTTCCATCGACGACCTAATACGAGAAAAACTCTCGTATTGGGAGGGAGTCAGAAATTACCAAGCACGTAATTACCTTCGCGATGAAGTTAAGTTAGGTGACTTGGTTTTATTTTACCACAGTCGTTTAGAACCCCCAGGTGTTGTGGGTATCGCTGAAGTCGCAAAAGAAGCGAGTCCCGACCCTTACCAATTTGACCCGAATCACAAATACTTTGATCCCAAACTGAAAGGCAAGGAACCTCGGTGGTTTGGCGTTCACCTCAAACCTCATACCAAATTCAAAGAAATGATCTCACTCGATCTTTTGAAAAAAACAAAAGGTTTAGAATCGATGGTTGTCACACAGAAAGGATCGAGATTATCGATCCAACCTGTGACAAAAAAGGAATTTGAGATTGTTACAAAATTAGCAGGCGTTACTGTAAAGTAA
- a CDS encoding CAP domain-containing protein: MKLQTNTNQTPKQKNPSLLGISFLALFVFTLCKTPEVKKAPVVVVEEPKKVEQVVEKQDPNLAFLESIEDGRELPDSDKWKVEQYESFNEDTFPSYGPANATIDFAKVDYPLLNAAIFYVTSKERKQLGLRPFKYSERCEQAAFGHAQDMVTYDFYSHTSTVNGKETLRDRLDLVGFSETYSAENIINAFGIQYQSGRPVFTPAQNGGPFFSYTKAGTPIPNHTYLSLAKAVVEIWFNSPGHRKNILNPEFNYMGAGAYFYKDKKFFDVDKVKAVQVFTGKP; encoded by the coding sequence ATGAAATTACAAACAAACACAAACCAAACACCAAAACAAAAAAATCCTTCTCTTTTAGGAATTAGTTTTTTAGCTCTTTTTGTATTCACTTTGTGCAAAACTCCGGAAGTCAAAAAGGCTCCTGTTGTAGTGGTGGAAGAACCTAAAAAAGTAGAACAAGTTGTTGAAAAACAAGATCCTAATTTAGCATTTTTAGAAAGTATCGAAGATGGAAGGGAACTTCCCGATTCCGATAAATGGAAAGTAGAACAATATGAGTCTTTTAATGAGGATACATTTCCTTCCTATGGCCCTGCAAATGCGACAATTGATTTTGCAAAAGTAGACTATCCTTTGTTAAATGCTGCTATCTTTTATGTAACATCAAAAGAAAGAAAACAATTAGGCTTACGACCATTTAAGTATTCAGAACGTTGCGAACAAGCTGCCTTTGGACATGCACAGGACATGGTGACTTATGATTTTTATTCGCATACAAGCACTGTAAATGGAAAAGAAACTCTAAGGGATCGATTGGATTTAGTAGGTTTTTCAGAAACTTATTCCGCTGAAAATATCATCAATGCATTTGGAATCCAATACCAAAGTGGACGACCTGTTTTCACACCTGCACAAAATGGCGGACCATTTTTCAGTTACACAAAGGCAGGAACACCAATCCCAAATCATACCTATTTAAGTTTAGCAAAAGCAGTGGTAGAAATCTGGTTCAATTCTCCAGGACACAGAAAGAATATTCTCAATCCAGAGTTTAATTATATGGGAGCAGGGGCTTACTTTTATAAGGATAAAAAATTCTTTGATGTAGACAAAGTCAAAGCGGTGCAGGTTTTTACTGGTAAACCTTAA
- a CDS encoding DASS family sodium-coupled anion symporter, with amino-acid sequence MIRAGLLFSTLSIFPAIFGLYQSWLGLTPAQEINLAIALVVSFLWVTELIPLYVTGFLVLFLELVWLIPGWGPGAPKTITFLSCYFSETILLFLGGFVISSAISFYGLDVTIAKFVIKNTKGSAFLLVLSLGFATAFLSCWMNNTATAAMMLGLVSSMMKSLDENSPLRKSILFMVPFSANLGGIGTPVGTLPNVIGIAYLQEKGFQIGFLDWMAFAFPVFILSVLALAGILYIVYLKKEKSIQSIRLIQVQEENTSVSSQRKLISIVIILITILGWISSDWHGISNGTVALFPVIVFFGFSLLDLKEFRNLSWDVLILMGGGIALGKAFEETGLAKHFVTLLMLGDSSQLGLFLFFSILSLFLSCFLSNTSVANLILPITMGLPTDLILPAAIGATIGASLAMPLPVSTPPNALAFSYGGIRSLEMVKIGGSISIVAWVFFTVVGGFLLHQLHIVDFSKF; translated from the coding sequence ATGATTCGAGCAGGTCTTCTATTTTCGACTCTTTCCATTTTTCCAGCCATCTTTGGCTTATACCAATCGTGGCTCGGACTCACCCCCGCCCAAGAAATCAATTTAGCAATTGCTCTGGTTGTTTCCTTCCTTTGGGTCACTGAACTCATCCCATTATATGTCACAGGATTTTTGGTTCTTTTTTTAGAGTTGGTTTGGTTGATTCCAGGTTGGGGTCCAGGTGCTCCAAAAACGATTACTTTTTTATCTTGTTATTTTTCGGAGACCATCTTACTCTTCTTAGGTGGTTTTGTGATCTCCAGTGCGATCAGTTTTTATGGTCTTGATGTGACCATTGCTAAATTTGTGATCAAAAATACGAAAGGTTCAGCATTTTTACTCGTTTTATCATTAGGTTTTGCCACTGCCTTTTTGTCTTGTTGGATGAACAATACGGCAACAGCCGCCATGATGTTAGGACTTGTCTCTTCCATGATGAAATCTTTGGATGAGAATAGCCCTTTACGAAAATCAATTTTGTTTATGGTTCCTTTTTCCGCAAATTTAGGTGGGATTGGAACACCAGTTGGAACCCTTCCCAATGTGATTGGAATTGCCTATTTACAAGAAAAAGGGTTTCAGATTGGATTTTTGGATTGGATGGCGTTTGCGTTTCCAGTCTTCATCCTTTCCGTTTTGGCTCTTGCTGGAATTTTGTACATTGTGTACCTAAAAAAAGAAAAATCCATCCAATCAATTCGATTGATCCAAGTGCAAGAGGAGAACACGTCTGTTTCTTCCCAAAGAAAACTGATCTCGATTGTGATCATTCTTATCACAATTCTCGGATGGATTAGTTCTGATTGGCATGGAATTTCCAATGGAACTGTCGCATTATTTCCAGTGATTGTTTTTTTTGGATTTTCCCTTTTGGATCTAAAGGAATTTCGAAATTTATCGTGGGATGTTTTAATCCTTATGGGAGGTGGAATTGCTCTCGGAAAAGCTTTTGAAGAAACCGGACTTGCCAAACATTTTGTTACCTTGTTAATGTTAGGTGACTCAAGTCAGTTAGGATTGTTTTTATTTTTTTCGATTTTGTCTTTGTTTCTCTCTTGTTTTCTTAGTAACACAAGTGTTGCAAATTTGATCTTACCCATTACCATGGGACTTCCTACGGATCTCATTTTACCGGCGGCCATTGGCGCAACCATAGGTGCCTCTCTCGCGATGCCATTACCTGTCTCAACTCCTCCCAATGCATTGGCTTTCAGTTATGGTGGCATTCGGAGTTTAGAAATGGTAAAAATAGGTGGGTCCATTTCCATCGTGGCATGGGTCTTTTTTACCGTTGTGGGAGGATTCCTTTTGCACCAATTGCACATTGTGGATTTTTCTAAGTTTTAA
- a CDS encoding 1-acyl-sn-glycerol-3-phosphate acyltransferase yields the protein MQITYNDLKQAVLGSGPMGIIIASILAEKYDSITLWIPDKEFVELLKKRRQTEIMGKTIELPDHIDIVSSLDAFGRDDWAFHIAVPSRSFLDSVHSLIEVLEPFNNYVFSFLTKGILDSKNRKKTGFITYSQYLQNYLSDRNFNNASVAVVNGPSLLGEILEEKFSFFNIGSSDKITAEYLSEVYTSHFINTSVTDDVIGMEIVGVAKNPMAIASGIVSLLPRYGSNLLGEILSVGFQEVRDLAMRYGARPDTVMGRSGLADFITTATSNKSRNRGFGQKIVGELLSGGEKLSIKDRIEIFFAPRSFIERESTKWHDNVEGTYALSILIELANEIRLPFTLHRTLFDVLTRKQPPGSLIDLICGKKTEAKNIPLVVQKKVGLNLTSGIDFHNLLVDRILKQISNVPGTISRVKKQSSAVIESTQKRLTKAKRKKQKLEEVKFESEIEIWQRFQNCQKDEELTSIKELVRFYVNEIADNYSPTVRESVLRFVAPIRLFSGGFLKGSMIPHIGGKTEVVKALSSKYNLLYAPTHRSHLDSVEVAYSLFHLGLPVPRYAAGINLMSNPFWEWMLKSLGAYAVDRERTRNSLYLECLTLYSQVMLEQGIPSLVYPEGTRSRTGAIVPVKTGLLTTAVNAFRSSGTEIVIVPISVSYETVPEDNQFCNIPEELGMAGFLAKRSNVYVEFCDPIPISEYAHTEDPTIELSYRITKGWKQYHKILPNQIVAKILVENDYSVEVSQSTMLIEDFISRHDGNYLIRDPEEIWEKGKKILEKRKMIEEANRMVHSKNDALLLYYASMIPEDEDKKY from the coding sequence ATGCAAATAACCTATAACGACTTAAAACAAGCAGTTTTGGGTAGTGGCCCAATGGGTATCATTATCGCTTCCATACTGGCTGAAAAGTATGATTCTATCACTTTGTGGATACCTGACAAAGAATTTGTTGAGCTCCTAAAGAAACGCCGCCAAACAGAAATTATGGGAAAGACAATAGAACTTCCCGATCACATTGACATCGTGTCAAGTTTAGATGCATTTGGGCGAGATGATTGGGCATTTCATATAGCTGTTCCTTCCCGATCATTTTTGGACAGTGTCCATAGTCTCATTGAAGTTTTAGAACCATTTAATAATTATGTATTTTCTTTTTTAACAAAAGGAATTTTGGATTCTAAAAATCGTAAAAAAACAGGATTCATCACTTACTCTCAATATTTACAAAACTACTTAAGTGATAGGAATTTTAATAATGCTTCAGTGGCTGTTGTTAACGGCCCTTCCCTTTTAGGCGAAATCTTAGAAGAAAAATTCAGTTTTTTTAATATAGGTTCATCTGATAAAATCACAGCTGAATATTTATCTGAAGTTTATACATCTCATTTCATCAACACTTCAGTTACAGATGATGTGATTGGAATGGAAATTGTGGGAGTGGCAAAAAATCCAATGGCGATTGCCAGTGGGATTGTATCCTTACTGCCTCGTTATGGATCAAACCTACTCGGAGAAATTCTCTCAGTTGGTTTCCAAGAAGTAAGAGACCTTGCGATGCGTTATGGTGCAAGACCTGACACTGTGATGGGTAGGTCTGGACTCGCAGATTTTATCACAACTGCAACAAGTAACAAAAGCAGAAACAGAGGGTTTGGTCAAAAGATTGTAGGCGAACTTTTGTCAGGTGGAGAAAAATTAAGTATCAAAGATCGAATCGAAATCTTTTTTGCTCCTCGTTCCTTCATTGAGAGAGAATCCACAAAATGGCACGATAACGTGGAAGGAACCTATGCACTCAGCATTCTCATCGAACTTGCCAATGAGATTCGCCTTCCCTTTACCCTTCACAGAACTTTATTCGATGTATTAACCCGTAAACAACCACCTGGTTCACTCATCGATTTAATCTGCGGTAAAAAAACAGAAGCTAAGAACATTCCGCTTGTGGTCCAAAAGAAAGTTGGGCTCAATCTTACCTCTGGAATTGATTTTCATAATCTATTAGTAGATCGAATCCTAAAACAAATCAGCAATGTTCCAGGTACCATTAGCAGAGTGAAAAAACAATCTTCTGCTGTAATTGAATCCACTCAAAAACGACTTACAAAAGCGAAACGTAAAAAACAAAAACTAGAAGAAGTTAAGTTTGAATCAGAAATCGAAATTTGGCAACGATTCCAAAATTGCCAAAAAGATGAAGAACTCACTTCCATCAAAGAGTTGGTTCGTTTTTATGTAAATGAAATCGCCGATAATTATAGCCCGACAGTACGTGAGTCTGTTTTAAGATTTGTTGCACCGATTCGATTGTTTTCTGGTGGTTTTCTCAAAGGTTCCATGATCCCACATATCGGTGGTAAAACGGAAGTTGTAAAAGCTCTCTCCTCTAAGTATAACTTGTTATATGCACCGACTCACAGATCACATTTAGATTCGGTTGAAGTTGCTTATTCACTATTTCATTTAGGATTACCTGTTCCTCGTTATGCGGCAGGTATCAATTTAATGTCCAATCCATTTTGGGAGTGGATGTTAAAATCGTTGGGTGCTTATGCAGTGGATCGAGAACGAACTAGGAATAGTTTGTATCTTGAATGTTTGACACTATATTCACAAGTGATGCTTGAACAAGGAATTCCATCTTTAGTGTATCCTGAAGGAACCAGATCAAGAACCGGTGCAATTGTACCAGTAAAAACGGGACTGCTCACTACGGCAGTAAATGCATTCCGAAGTTCTGGAACAGAGATTGTGATTGTACCGATCTCAGTCTCATATGAAACCGTTCCTGAAGATAACCAGTTCTGCAATATACCAGAAGAACTTGGGATGGCAGGATTTTTAGCAAAACGATCCAATGTTTACGTTGAATTTTGTGATCCGATTCCGATTTCGGAATATGCTCATACAGAAGATCCTACCATTGAATTGAGTTATCGTATCACAAAGGGTTGGAAACAATACCATAAGATTTTACCAAATCAAATCGTTGCAAAGATCTTAGTGGAGAATGATTATTCAGTAGAAGTCTCTCAAAGTACAATGTTAATTGAAGACTTTATTTCAAGACATGATGGTAATTATTTGATCCGGGATCCTGAAGAAATTTGGGAGAAAGGTAAAAAGATTTTAGAAAAACGTAAAATGATAGAAGAGGCAAATCGAATGGTTCATTCTAAAAATGACGCTCTTCTACTGTATTATGCAAGTATGATTCCTGAAGATGAAGACAAAAAATACTAG
- a CDS encoding DUF4442 domain-containing protein, whose translation MSWRKRFKIWLYNFYPPYIGAGIRIKKIAKDLTSFEVEMKLRFYNRNYVGVHFGGSLYSMCDPFFMLILLETLGSDYIVWDKIGSMSFIKPGKGKVKARFSIPDEEIQKIKTEIEAKRKGEFHFTTNIFDESNSIVATLDKTIYIRKRGKLPIQNV comes from the coding sequence ATCTCTTGGAGAAAAAGATTTAAGATTTGGCTATATAATTTTTATCCACCTTACATAGGTGCGGGAATACGGATTAAAAAGATAGCAAAGGATTTAACTTCATTCGAAGTGGAAATGAAGTTAAGATTTTACAATCGAAATTATGTTGGTGTACATTTTGGTGGTTCTTTGTACTCAATGTGTGATCCTTTTTTTATGTTAATTTTATTAGAAACATTAGGTTCTGATTATATTGTTTGGGATAAAATTGGATCAATGAGCTTTATCAAACCAGGTAAGGGAAAAGTGAAAGCTAGATTTTCGATTCCAGATGAGGAAATCCAAAAGATCAAAACTGAAATTGAGGCAAAACGAAAAGGAGAATTTCATTTTACCACAAATATCTTTGATGAATCGAATAGTATAGTTGCTACACTAGATAAAACTATCTACATTCGGAAACGAGGAAAACTTCCGATACAAAATGTTTAG
- a CDS encoding DMT family transporter — MNIKFLLLLILAMVSWGFSWPIAKMIAGSVPVPVLVFWRFLATFLSVIPILFVMRLPIRLKSGKDYWNVFIGGIIYTLYNQFFFLGLKNGLPGAGGVLVTTLNPIVTFFIVFLVQKKSISKRQVLGLFFGFIGGLVILQVWKISIDYLLLSGNLFFLLCSFVWATLSLNSQKTGKSMSPITYSFYVYGVGSILELLFCWNDPNFWKVWDFGYKFWFAIFYLTVISTTFGTTVYFYAATRLGSEIASSFIFIVPLSAYLSSYFILDEVVQIPVIIGGALAMLAVYLINSKHKKKESIIS, encoded by the coding sequence TTGAACATTAAATTTTTATTACTTCTGATCCTTGCGATGGTTTCTTGGGGATTCTCTTGGCCCATTGCCAAGATGATTGCAGGTTCGGTACCGGTTCCTGTATTAGTGTTTTGGAGGTTCCTTGCTACCTTTTTATCAGTCATTCCAATTTTGTTTGTTATGCGATTGCCAATCCGATTAAAATCAGGAAAAGATTATTGGAATGTATTCATCGGTGGGATCATTTACACATTGTACAATCAATTTTTCTTTTTGGGTTTAAAGAATGGATTACCAGGTGCTGGTGGTGTACTTGTTACAACTTTAAATCCTATTGTAACGTTTTTTATAGTATTTTTAGTTCAAAAAAAATCTATCAGTAAACGCCAAGTTTTAGGGCTATTTTTTGGTTTTATTGGTGGATTGGTAATTCTACAAGTTTGGAAAATAAGTATCGATTATCTTTTGTTATCTGGTAACTTATTCTTTTTGTTATGTTCCTTTGTTTGGGCGACACTTTCACTCAATAGTCAAAAAACTGGGAAATCAATGTCTCCGATTACCTATAGTTTTTATGTCTATGGCGTTGGATCTATTTTAGAACTTTTATTCTGTTGGAATGACCCTAACTTTTGGAAGGTTTGGGATTTTGGGTATAAGTTTTGGTTTGCAATTTTTTATCTGACTGTGATCTCAACTACCTTTGGAACAACTGTTTATTTTTATGCAGCAACAAGACTTGGATCCGAAATTGCGAGTAGTTTTATATTTATCGTTCCTCTGTCTGCCTATTTGAGTAGTTATTTCATTTTGGATGAAGTTGTTCAAATTCCAGTGATCATTGGTGGTGCATTGGCAATGTTAGCAGTATATCTAATCAACTCAAAACACAAAAAGAAGGAATCAATCATTTCATGA